ATACTCACTTCTGAGCCAAATGCTTTCAGACGTTGTTCTTCAGCAATAAGGTACAGtactggttttgtttttttaccagctCTTCACTTGCTGCTCTCATTTTGATTCATTTATCAGTGAGTTCATCATAAGAAGCtgcacatattttaaaaaatgaggaCATTAGAGATTAAACAGAAATAAACCTTTTCCCAAATCTATTTGATAATAGAGTAATTAAAGATAATGTGCACTGTATTTCTCCACAGGtgtctttttttgttaaatGGTCTCAAATTTGTTGCAGTCAATTAATTCTTCTTGCGCTTTAACCCTCATTAAACTGTTTGACCACGTAACCAGCACGTTTGAACAAAAAGCATGTTTCATTTAATGCAAAGATAGTTGTTACTTTTGGACCAAAATGGTGAAATGCTTGAATGTTATGAATTGcagatattatttttaaactgtaGTTTTTCTCAAAACATGGAATGTGGAAGATTTACCCATTTTATTTCTACAGCAGGCAGACTGTCAGGCTCATAGAGGGATCTTGTGCGTGTGCTCTTATTTACCGAGCGTTGAGCTAATATTTTAGCAGTCCACCTACCTGTGGGCTAATCCTTCACCCTTCAAGGTTAGATTAAGGCCTCGGACATGCAATTTGCCACCTAAATGTTAAACAGCAGAATGGCAATGTGTCCACGACTCatatcttgtttttgtttacgTGATAAAAATCAACTGTGGGAAGATGTTAAATTATATTGATGATGTTGCTACTTTTACTTGATCAACAGCacattttagaaaaatataAATCCTCATGTCATTCCTTTAATTGCATCTTGAGGACATCGTATAAGAAAAGGTTTTCCACTGTCTTAATACTTTTCGATATGCTGTAGCCATGCACCGGGACCGCCCACGTTATGTGATTGACAGGCCGGCATATAACCTGCCAGACTTTGACGTAGAGTTTGACAAAAAAAGTCGACAATTCCCTGTTGGAGAGAAAGTGAGGAAACTCTTCAGGTACAGAACTGCAATATTTCCAACATAAACTTCATTTCTTTTCATCACACTTTTTCAAAGTAGTGACCAGACGACCTGAGCTCTTCAGAAAGTTTcctttgtttgtgtctgttagATGCTCTGTGCTGAGACTGAAAGGCCTGTTGTTCAGACATCTGCCTATACTGAGCTGGCTTCCCAAGTATAAAGTCAAAGAAAACCTGCTGTGTGATGTCGTCAGTGGGGTCAGCGCTGGCACCATTCAGGTTCCCCAGGGTCAGTCGAGACCCTCCTCTCTCCGATGCCTCTGTACCCCCGACTGGAGCTCCTTCCAGCAGCGTTGGCTCTGTTATACAACACAGCATTTGTCTTTTCTATATGTTGCATGATTTATGTGTTCTTTCCAGGTATGGCATTTGCCCTCCTGGCCAACCTCCCTCCTGTCAACGGTCTCTattcctctttctttcccctcATCCCGTATTTCTTCATGGGCACTGCTCACCAGATGGTCCCAGGTAAACCAAAGTGATTTATCTCCAGTGATTTCCTATGATGACAGTGATAAGTTGCCAGGGCTGCACTGCACTCAGCCCAACTTCCCAGTTTGCAGTATAGCAAATAAAATAGAAGTGACGCACTTCTTTCCATAGGTACGTTTGCTGTCCTCAGCATCATGGTGGGGATGGTGTGTCTGAGGCTGGCCCCAGAGTCGGACTTCAGTCATTTCAATGCCACTCTTAATGCGACAGTAGTGGACACAGACCTGATGAATGAGGTTCGCCTGGGAATATCTGGAACCCTGGCCTGTCTCACTGCAGTCATACAGGTACTCTAAAAGCTAAAAGCAATAGTCTTTCAAAGTGAagcttgaaagacacgtgaaTTGCAGTTTAATCTAAACGTTACACATTGAACATGTCTGTGCAGATTGGCCTTGGCTTCATGCAGTTTGGATTTGTAGCCATCTATCTGTCAGAATCCTTCATCAGAGGCTTCATGACGGCTGCTGGATTGCAAATCCTCATCTCAGTGCTCAAGTACATCTTTGGCATCCAAGTGCCCCCTTATAGCGGTCCGCTGGCTGTTGTATATGTAAGTGATTCCCCATATTTTGGCCAAAAAACATCTGAAGACTTTATCAGTTTGATTGTCATTGAAATatgtcattttctttatttctcagACTCTTGTAGATATTATACGTGCCCTTGGAGATACCAACATCGCATCGCTAGTATTCGCTCTGGTCAGCAGCGTAGTTCTTATTGTGGTGAAGGAGCTGAGTGCACACTACCGCCACAAGCTGCCCTTCCCCATTCCTATAGAGATCGTAATTGTAAGCAGCTTATAGTTTGTCATTTCTCTGAGGACACAAAAGTGcactttatgttttgtttgctGTTATTTTCTAGCTTTGTGgcaaatatactatatatgGACAATAGTGGTGAGTGATCCCTATCCCTGTTCTTCACAGGTCGTGGTGGCCACAGCCATCTCCGGCCCGCTGCATCTTCCTGAGATCTATCACATGGACATAGTGGGAGAAATTCCTTTGGGGTAAAGCGCACATCAGCATACTCAGAATCAATGGTTGCTTCATCATTTAAAATGGCTCATGCGACAATTATTTTTTACTGTTCAATTTAGATTGATATCTTCTCTCTATTTTCCAGTTTCCCAGCACCAATCCTGCCAACAGTGAGTCAGTGGGAAGACATGTTGAGCACAGCTTTCTCCCTGGCCATCGTGGGCTATGTGATCAACCTGGCTATGGCCAGGACACTGGCAGCCAAGCACGGCTACGACGTGGATCCCAACCAGGTACAAACACAGCATCTTTTTTAATAGGTCAAAATGTGCAATTGATTTGATTTTGTTAACACAACATGCATATTGGTGTACAGGAAATGTTGGCTCTAGGCTGCAGCAATTTCCTGGGGTCCTTCTTTAAGATCCATGTGATCTGCTGTGCCCTGTCTGTTACCCTGGCTGTGGACAACGCTGGAgggacatcacaggtgagtgatGCTTCCCCACTTCTATAGCTGCAGGGGGGAAGAAGTGCTctgatcttttttttaagtaaaaacaGTCACACTACAGAGGAGAAATACTCTTTACATGAACAAGTCGTGCATTCAAAATCTGGCTTAAGTACACATGCAGAATGGTCCATTTCAGAATATTGTTTATTTCTGCAATAATATCTACATTTCTTTAGTGTTAAAGCTGTCAAATATGGGGCTTATTTTTATGTTCACCTGGGTAGCAGCCAAATCTTTATCTATAAACATAAATCAACATATTTGTTAATCCTATTTAGTACTATTAGTCTGATGCGGACAATGTGACTAGTATTTCAAGTTGTCAATGTAGTAATATTTGCGTCCAAAATGTATTGCAGTACCATATAATTAACTTAAGTATGGttgttgagtaaatgtactttccACTACGGTTTCACTGTAATTGAAGTCAAGTAAAAATAGTATGGACTGCAATAACTAATATCTCTGCTAACCCTCTGTTGCTGCCCTCTCATAGTTTGCCAGTTTTTGTGTGATGCTGGTTGTAATGGTTACCATGCTTGCACTGGGAGCCTTCCTGAAACCACTTCCAAATGTAGGTGGACATAGGACTATGATACTTGAAGAATTCGTCAAAACATTTAAGTCAAAGTAAGAGAAAAACCTCGGCATAATTGAATGACCGATGCAATCTTGGCTTCCCCAGTCAGTGCTCGGAGCCTTGATTGCAGTGAACCTGAAGAAcactctcctccagctctctgatCCCTACTACTTATGGAAGAAGAGCAAACTGGACTGCGTAAGCCAAAGCCTCGGATGCTATATCGCAGCACAATGTGatgtcttttttcccctccatatTTTGTTATCTTAATCTGCTGTTCTTTATtcccagtgtgtgtgggttgtgtcATTCTTGGCCACATTCTTTCTCAGCTTGCCTTATGGAGTTGCTATAGGAGTGGGCTTTTCCATTCTGGTTGTGATATTCAAGACACAGTTGTgagtaaatgcaaaaaaaaagaaaagacaatggAGTGTCTATTAATGGATTACTCATTTTAATAATGTGTTCCCCATAGTCGTAATGGTTCAGCAATGGTTCAGATTATGGATACGGATATCTACAAAAACCCAAAGGTGTACAGTAAGGTATGAAGACTTAATGTTTGTGTCTATTTATTGTTgtcacacataataataataataataataataataattagagtaaTAAGAGTAATTGCATCAAATCTTTTTGTAATAACTCCACAGGTCATTCCAATCACAGGTGTGAAAATAGTGAACTATTGCTCACCACTCTATTTTGCAAATGCTGAAATATTCCGCCAGAGGGTCATCAAAAAGGTAGAGTTTATAAAACATGACCTCTTCTGCTCTATACAAGGCTAGGCAGGCTTGAGTGAACTTGTTAATATCAGGTGTTTATACAGGCATGTTTGTGTCTAGACCGGGCTGGACCCTGACAAACTGATCCTGGCCAGGCGGAAGTTCTTAGAGAAAGAACAGAAGGAGAAagtgaaagaagagaagaaggacaaggagaCCAGAAGGAGGAAATCCAGATCTCTGGTTAACATGAAGGCTCAGGTGGGATTAACCGAGCAGCTCGCATTTCCATAGATTCATCTGAAACTGAATCCTGTGACCTCTTCTGTACacctttctatatgtatttcctcTAAATCTAGACCATATCTCAGCTTGAACTTCAAAATGACTTTGATATGAACGACGGCACTGCCAACAAACCGGAGCCGTCCACCAGCTATGTCAACTTCCGCTGTAATGACATTGAGCCGGGCGAGCAGGCGCCGGACCAAGAGCCACCCAGTCCCACGCTGGAGTCCCACCCCATGCCCTTCCACACCCTCATCCTCGACTTGGCAGGGGTCTGCTTCATAGACCTAATGGGCATCAAAGTATTGATGAAGGTTGTATGCTTGTTTTCAATATAACATTCACTGAAAACAATTGTTTCCAAATTGAACCTTTTTGAGTAATATTTCTGTATATGCACTGTGCAGTATGACACCGCTGAAATGTTCAATAAGCATTTTACAGCGTTTCTTCAAAATAACCTTTGTGGTTCTGTATAGCCATGAAAAGATTCTTTAGAACAAGTTTCCATTTTAAGAGGTTTACATGGCCGATATTGAATCTTTTTGACACAAAAAGTTCTTTGAATTGTGAGATTGAGCCCTGACCTTCCTTACTGAACTCATTAACTGTGTATATAATAGTATATTACATTATGCCCATTAACAGTCTCCTTTCCTCTATTTATCACACAGATGAACTTGAGCTACGCGATGCTCGGCATTAAATTATACCTGGCTAATGTTCAAGGTAACATCTTTAATATCTTCAGTGCATTTCACACCCGTTGGCATGGAAACAGAGACCCATTGAGCAACAAGTCTGTTAGGTCTGTGAAGGACACTGGTAGAAATGAGTAAGTCAGAGATTTACTGTCTAAACACTTGTTATAGGAAGCAAGAGTCTTCCACTTCCTAGTGAGATAAAGATATAGCCTTAATTTGTCGTGATTTA
The genomic region above belongs to Pseudoliparis swirei isolate HS2019 ecotype Mariana Trench chromosome 9, NWPU_hadal_v1, whole genome shotgun sequence and contains:
- the LOC130199984 gene encoding solute carrier family 26 member 9-like, whose amino-acid sequence is MHRDRPRYVIDRPAYNLPDFDVEFDKKSRQFPVGEKVRKLFRCSVLRLKGLLFRHLPILSWLPKYKVKENLLCDVVSGVSAGTIQVPQGMAFALLANLPPVNGLYSSFFPLIPYFFMGTAHQMVPGTFAVLSIMVGMVCLRLAPESDFSHFNATLNATVVDTDLMNEVRLGISGTLACLTAVIQIGLGFMQFGFVAIYLSESFIRGFMTAAGLQILISVLKYIFGIQVPPYSGPLAVVYTLVDIIRALGDTNIASLVFALVSSVVLIVVKELSAHYRHKLPFPIPIEIVIVVVATAISGPLHLPEIYHMDIVGEIPLGFPAPILPTVSQWEDMLSTAFSLAIVGYVINLAMARTLAAKHGYDVDPNQEMLALGCSNFLGSFFKIHVICCALSVTLAVDNAGGTSQFASFCVMLVVMVTMLALGAFLKPLPNSVLGALIAVNLKNTLLQLSDPYYLWKKSKLDCCVWVVSFLATFFLSLPYGVAIGVGFSILVVIFKTQFRNGSAMVQIMDTDIYKNPKVYSKVIPITGVKIVNYCSPLYFANAEIFRQRVIKKTGLDPDKLILARRKFLEKEQKEKVKEEKKDKETRRRKSRSLVNMKAQTISQLELQNDFDMNDGTANKPEPSTSYVNFRCNDIEPGEQAPDQEPPSPTLESHPMPFHTLILDLAGVCFIDLMGIKVLMKMNLSYAMLGIKLYLANVQVQVYEELEVGGAFDDGNIDRSNLFLSVHDAVVFAKQTDGERQVSSKAETARQKLAMTVNEEKDLEQELF